A single region of the Eleginops maclovinus isolate JMC-PN-2008 ecotype Puerto Natales chromosome 4, JC_Emac_rtc_rv5, whole genome shotgun sequence genome encodes:
- the wdr93 gene encoding WD repeat-containing protein 93 isoform X2 produces MSTSTRKRTPDSNMKAACSTENSMKKTPTLEMQRATQLPESTFCLACSEDGRFLSLGHSRGFSVWCASSLLCTAEWLQDGIEMTSIQITRMTETAYLLGTVDNMGVARVFAYHCESIHLLSVINSMENINKRSICLTFVLSEGGDYGVASISCNSDVWLEVYHFPSEAWLKELEMERSSQNQDPGSSADVDEKWSPLAAVIKIQPPKTPAGTELDGPLELLQKNDFFTHCLALEKDTGSSRQRDEKPFDTEARKRNESPRRCTQHFLLPCVQFPGDGHAKDQPALPVAVCVWWSGSHNLFHYLLQKSPKNKPDVEPMPDVLWPNAKEILCSAVSRCTRFIALGLDDALVCVWDRLSGSPLSVVPVSATDSAFFRMQFVDLGPESADDSQAAATVCLLVLCKSGTIHSVTTGRGAQSCTAQLNERPKDSGDIPTVIASVPFLQSLTLVMQRNGKMSLKDVPNKTTVCFLNPPKACQVSTPCSPVYALNNKQQTLIIQGEQDSSCSGGRQSQLFVFRFGESDIIKQYIISHPDSQRQQNTLRGVTLEEACNIYLQQRALSVDERNNAITHSWKQLQDSALLDQQRQSRAAAS; encoded by the exons ATGTCCACGTCAACCAGGAAACGCACCCCAGACTCAAACATGAAAGCAGCTTGCAGCACAGAAAACTCCATGAAGAAAACGCCTACATTGGAAATGCAACGTGCAACACAG CTTCCAGAAAGCACCTTCTGCCTGGCATGCTCTGAGGATGGCAGGTTCCTCAGCCTGGGTCACTCCCGGGGTTTCTCTGTGTGGTGTGCATCTTCTCTGCTCTGCACTGCAGAGTGGCTGCAGGATGGGATAGAAATGACTTCTATTCAAATCACAAGAATGACTGAGACAGCTTATCTGCTCGGCACAGTTGACAATATGG GTGTTGCCAGAGTCTTTGCATATCACTGTGAAAGCATTCACCTCCTCAGTGTTATCAACAGCATG gaaaatatcaacaaaagGAGCATTTGCTTGACATTTGTACTGTCTGAAGGGGGAGATTATGGAGTGGCGTCAATCAGCT GTAACAGTGACGTTTGGCTCGAGGTCTATCACTTCCCCTCAGAGGCTTGGCTCAAAGAGTTAGAGATGGAACGATCATCACAAAACCAG GACCCAGGCTCATCTGCAGATGTGGACGAGAAATGGTCTCCACTTGCTGCGGTAATTAAAATCCAGCCACCCAAGACTCCAGCAG GGACAGAATTGGATGGTCCACTCGAGCTGTTGCAGAAGAACGACTTTTTCACACATTGTCTGGCTCTGGAAAAAGACACGGGCAGCAGTCGTCAAAGGGATGAAAAGCCTTTTGATACAGAagcaagaaaaagaaatgaaagccCAAG GCGTTGCACCCAGCACTTTCTTCTGCCTTGTGTTCAGTTTCCTGGTGACGGTCATGCAAAGGATCAGCCCG CATTGCCTgttgctgtctgtgtgtggtggAGTGGCAGCCATAAtctttttcattatttgctACAAAAGTCACCAAAGAACAAACCAG ATGTGGAACCCATGCCAGATGTGTTGTGGCCGAATGCAAAGGAGatcctctgctctgctgttaGTAGATGCACCCGTTTCATTGCTCTTGGGCTCGACGATgcgttggtgtgtgtgtgggacaggCTGTCTG gttcTCCTTTGTCTGTCGTCCCAGTGTCAGCAACAGACAGTGCTTTCTTCAGGATGCAGTTTGTGGATTTGGGTCCTGAGTCTGCTGATGATTCCCAAGCGGCTGCAACAGTCTGTCTTTTAGTGTTGTGTAAAAGTGGAACGATTCATTCAGTCACCACAGGACGAGGGGCTCAATCCTGCACAGCGCAGCTCAATGAGAG GCCAAAAGACAGCGGAGACATCCCGACTGTCATTGCATCAGTGCCGTTCCTGCAGAGTTTG ACACTTGTGATgcaaagaaatggaaaaatgtccCTCAAAGATGTCCCCAACAAAACCACAGTGTGCTTCTTGAATCCTCCCAAAGCTTGTCAGGTTTCCACTCCCTGCAGTCCTGTTTATGCTCTGAACAATAAACAGCAGACCCTGATCATACAAG GCGAGCAGGACTCCAGCTGCAGCGGAGGGAGACAGAGCCAGCTGTTCGTCTTCCGTTTTGGAGAGTCTGACATCATCAAGCAGTATATAATTTCACATCCAGACTctcaaagacaacaaaacacactgagAGGTGTCACACTAGAGGAAGCCTGCAATATCTACCTCCAGCAAAG AGCACTGTCTGTGGATGAAAGGAACAACGCGATAACACACTCATGGAAGCAGCTGCAGGACTCTGCACTGCTGGaccaacagagacagagcagagctgcagccagCTGA
- the wdr93 gene encoding WD repeat-containing protein 93 isoform X1 — protein MSTSTRKRTPDSNMKAACSTENSMKKTPTLEMQRATQLPESTFCLACSEDGRFLSLGHSRGFSVWCASSLLCTAEWLQDGIEMTSIQITRMTETAYLLGTVDNMGVARVFAYHCESIHLLSVINSMENINKRSICLTFVLSEGGDYGVASISCNSDVWLEVYHFPSEAWLKELEMERSSQNQDPGSSADVDEKWSPLAAVIKIQPPKTPAGTELDGPLELLQKNDFFTHCLALEKDTGSSRQRDEKPFDTEARKRNESPRRCTQHFLLPCVQFPGDGHAKDQPAALPVAVCVWWSGSHNLFHYLLQKSPKNKPDVEPMPDVLWPNAKEILCSAVSRCTRFIALGLDDALVCVWDRLSGSPLSVVPVSATDSAFFRMQFVDLGPESADDSQAAATVCLLVLCKSGTIHSVTTGRGAQSCTAQLNERPKDSGDIPTVIASVPFLQSLTLVMQRNGKMSLKDVPNKTTVCFLNPPKACQVSTPCSPVYALNNKQQTLIIQGEQDSSCSGGRQSQLFVFRFGESDIIKQYIISHPDSQRQQNTLRGVTLEEACNIYLQQRALSVDERNNAITHSWKQLQDSALLDQQRQSRAAAS, from the exons ATGTCCACGTCAACCAGGAAACGCACCCCAGACTCAAACATGAAAGCAGCTTGCAGCACAGAAAACTCCATGAAGAAAACGCCTACATTGGAAATGCAACGTGCAACACAG CTTCCAGAAAGCACCTTCTGCCTGGCATGCTCTGAGGATGGCAGGTTCCTCAGCCTGGGTCACTCCCGGGGTTTCTCTGTGTGGTGTGCATCTTCTCTGCTCTGCACTGCAGAGTGGCTGCAGGATGGGATAGAAATGACTTCTATTCAAATCACAAGAATGACTGAGACAGCTTATCTGCTCGGCACAGTTGACAATATGG GTGTTGCCAGAGTCTTTGCATATCACTGTGAAAGCATTCACCTCCTCAGTGTTATCAACAGCATG gaaaatatcaacaaaagGAGCATTTGCTTGACATTTGTACTGTCTGAAGGGGGAGATTATGGAGTGGCGTCAATCAGCT GTAACAGTGACGTTTGGCTCGAGGTCTATCACTTCCCCTCAGAGGCTTGGCTCAAAGAGTTAGAGATGGAACGATCATCACAAAACCAG GACCCAGGCTCATCTGCAGATGTGGACGAGAAATGGTCTCCACTTGCTGCGGTAATTAAAATCCAGCCACCCAAGACTCCAGCAG GGACAGAATTGGATGGTCCACTCGAGCTGTTGCAGAAGAACGACTTTTTCACACATTGTCTGGCTCTGGAAAAAGACACGGGCAGCAGTCGTCAAAGGGATGAAAAGCCTTTTGATACAGAagcaagaaaaagaaatgaaagccCAAG GCGTTGCACCCAGCACTTTCTTCTGCCTTGTGTTCAGTTTCCTGGTGACGGTCATGCAAAGGATCAGCCCG CAGCATTGCCTgttgctgtctgtgtgtggtggAGTGGCAGCCATAAtctttttcattatttgctACAAAAGTCACCAAAGAACAAACCAG ATGTGGAACCCATGCCAGATGTGTTGTGGCCGAATGCAAAGGAGatcctctgctctgctgttaGTAGATGCACCCGTTTCATTGCTCTTGGGCTCGACGATgcgttggtgtgtgtgtgggacaggCTGTCTG gttcTCCTTTGTCTGTCGTCCCAGTGTCAGCAACAGACAGTGCTTTCTTCAGGATGCAGTTTGTGGATTTGGGTCCTGAGTCTGCTGATGATTCCCAAGCGGCTGCAACAGTCTGTCTTTTAGTGTTGTGTAAAAGTGGAACGATTCATTCAGTCACCACAGGACGAGGGGCTCAATCCTGCACAGCGCAGCTCAATGAGAG GCCAAAAGACAGCGGAGACATCCCGACTGTCATTGCATCAGTGCCGTTCCTGCAGAGTTTG ACACTTGTGATgcaaagaaatggaaaaatgtccCTCAAAGATGTCCCCAACAAAACCACAGTGTGCTTCTTGAATCCTCCCAAAGCTTGTCAGGTTTCCACTCCCTGCAGTCCTGTTTATGCTCTGAACAATAAACAGCAGACCCTGATCATACAAG GCGAGCAGGACTCCAGCTGCAGCGGAGGGAGACAGAGCCAGCTGTTCGTCTTCCGTTTTGGAGAGTCTGACATCATCAAGCAGTATATAATTTCACATCCAGACTctcaaagacaacaaaacacactgagAGGTGTCACACTAGAGGAAGCCTGCAATATCTACCTCCAGCAAAG AGCACTGTCTGTGGATGAAAGGAACAACGCGATAACACACTCATGGAAGCAGCTGCAGGACTCTGCACTGCTGGaccaacagagacagagcagagctgcagccagCTGA